One window of Medicago truncatula cultivar Jemalong A17 chromosome 2, MtrunA17r5.0-ANR, whole genome shotgun sequence genomic DNA carries:
- the LOC112419354 gene encoding uncharacterized protein, with protein MDRSWMKANRLSEKYEKGVEEFLQYCENLPNNNGKFHCPCVKCGNRLPLLSVEELRNHLICEGVCETYTNWIWHGESSNIPDVLERDDMDVEMDNQMEDMICDIGQEDFQRAHAHNNLRANNELILYPGCKNFTQLSAVLRLFNLKAKNGWTDKSFTELLELLCEMLPKGNTLPKCNYDAKKILCPMGMEYKKIHACPNDCILYRNEFEDEKQCPTCGLSRYKVKDGDDDESLKRPPAKVLSYLPIIPRFKRLFANENDARNLRWHACDREDDGKIRHPADSLQWKKIDELYSDFGKEARNLRLGLATDGMNPYGNLSSNHSSWPVLLVIYNLSPSICMKRKYMMLSMMISGPKQPGNDIDVYLSPLIEDLRMLWEEGVDVFDGYSRQNFKMRAMLFCTINDFPAYGNLCGYSVKGHKGCPICEEETCFKQLKHGKKTVYLGHRKFLKPNHPYRKLRKAFNGEQEFETAPQALTGEQVYQRVKDINVKFGKKEKKKKQKTTEKKIWKKRSVFFDLPYWSSLDVRHCIDVMHVEKNVCDSVIGTLLNIHGKTKDNVNARLDMVEMGIRQELAPHSADNKKTYLPPACHTLSKQEKTSFCECLHTLKVPRGYSSNFNSLVSMEDLKLIGTKSHDCHVLMQQLLPVAIRGILPKKVRAILTRLCIFFNVICSKVIDLRKLEELENEAAIILCHLEMYFPPSFFDIMVHLIVHLVREIRLCGPVYLRWMYPVERYMKILKGYVKNQHHPEASIVERYIAEEAVEFCNTNYMPEEEAIGIPKPQYDGRCGGIQGLKLKSLDSVEVLQAHLYILNNIDEVQPYISTHKRIVKEKNSRMNEKWVLKEHNKTFLKWFKETISNDNTCSENLKCLARKPQSDAISWTIYNVNNFTFYTRTKDDKSTVQNSGVMVVAESMHFSSSKDKNPIMASIPYYGIIEEMWDIDFVTLKVPIFKCKWIDINNGVKIDEFGYTLVDLGKIAYTNEPFIMASQAKQVFYVSDPSNKKWSVVLQGKISHEPNNDNLHSTLYTYETPFTQRQSTSMEETLVDDVYATRDDHREGIWENIQSNQS; from the coding sequence ATGGATCGCAGTTGGATGAAAGCTAATCGTTTGAGTGAAAAGTATGAGAAAGGAGTGGAAGAGTTTTTACAATATTGTGAAAACCTTCCTAACAATAACGGGAAGTTCCATTGTCCTTGTGTTAAGTGTGGGAATAGACTTCCATTACTTTCAGTTGAAGAACTACGGAATCATCTAATTTGTGAGGGCGTTTGCGAAACTTATACCAATTGGATATGGCATGGTGAATCGTCAAACATCCCAGATGTCTTGGAAAGAGATGACATGGACGTTGAGATGGACAATCAGATGGAGGACATGATTTGCGATATTGGACAGGAGGATTTTCAGCGTGCACATGCACATAACAATTTACGCGCTAACAATGAATTAATATTGTACCCAGGGTGCAAGAACTTCACGCAGTTATCTGCAGTGTTGAGATTGTTCAACTTGAAGGCGAAAAATGGATGGACAGATAAAAGTTTCACTGAACTTCTTGAGCTGTTGTGCGAAATGCTCCCAAAAGGCAACACATTACCGAAATGTAACTATGATGCAAAGAAGATATTATGTCCGATGGGTATGGAGTACAAGAAAATACATGCTTGTCCTAATGACTGCATATTGTACCGAAACGAGTTTGAGGATGAGAAGCAGTGCCCTACATGTGGGCTATCACGCTACAAAGTGAaggatggtgatgatgatgaaagcTTAAAGCGTCCTCCTGCAAAGGTGTTATCGTATcttccaataattccaaggtTCAAAAGATTATTCGCTAATGAAAATGATGCAAGGAATCTTCGATGGCATGCATGTGATAGGGAAGATGATGGAAAAATTCGTCATCCAGCTGATTCATTGCAATGGAAGAAAATTGATGAATTGTATTCGGATTTCGGTAAAGAGGCAAGAAACCTTAGGCTTGGACTTGCTACAGATGGAATGAATCCATATGGAAACTTAAGTAGTAACCATAGTTCATGGCCCGTTCTCCTAGTTATCTACAATTTATCTCCTTCGATATGCATGAAACGAAAatacatgatgttatctatgatgATATCGGGCCCAAAGCAGCCAGGAAATGATATAGATGTGTATCTAAGTCCCTTGATTGAAGACTTAAGAATGCTTTGGGAAGAAGGTGTTGATGTGTTTGATGGCTATTCTCGGCAGAATTTCAAGATGCGTGCAATGTTATTTTGCACTATCAATGACTTTCCTGCATATGGGAACTTGTGTGGTTATAGTGTTAAAGGACATAAAGGTTGCCCTATATGTGAAGAAGAAACATGcttcaaacaattaaaacatgGAAAAAAGACTGTTTATCTTGGGCATCGAAAATTTCTCAAACCTAATCACCCATATCGCAAGTTGAGAAAAGCGTTTAATGGAGAGCAAGAGTTTGAAACTGCTCCGCAAGCCCTAACTGGAGAGCAAGTTTATCAACGAGTGAAGGATATCAATGttaaatttggaaagaaagaaaagaaaaaaaaacaaaaaaccactGAGAAAAAGATATGGAAGAAGAGGTCTGTGTTCTTTGATCTTCCCTACTGGAGCAGTCTAGATGTTAGACATTGTATCGATGTGATGCATGTGGAGAAAAATGTGTGCGATAGTGTAATTGGAACACTTCTCAATATTCATGGTAAAACAAAGGACAATGTGAATGCTCGTTTAGACATGGTTGAGATGGGCATACGACAAGAGTTAGCTCCGCATTCAGCAGATAATAAGAAGACATATTTGCCTCCGGCTTGTCATACGTTGTCTAAACAAGAGAAAACAAGCTTTTGTGAGTGTCTACATACATTAAAAGTTCCACGAGGTTACTCTTCAAATTTCAATAGTCTTGTCTCAATGgaagatttaaaattaattggCACGAAGTCTCATGATTGTCACGTATTGATGCAACAACTACTACCGGTGGCTATTCGTGGCATATTGCCTAAAAAGGTCAGAGCTATCTTAACTAGGTTGTGCATATTCTTCAATGTTATATGCAGTAAAGTAATTGATCTTCGAAAATTAGAGGAGTTGGAAAATGAAGCTGCTATAATCTTATGCCATTTAGAGATGTATTTTCCTCCGTCTTTTTTTGATATCATGGTTCACTTAATTGTTCATCTAGTGAGAGAGATTAGATTATGCGGTCCTGTTTATTTGAGGTGGATGTATCCAGTTGAGCGATACATGAAGATCTTAAAAGGGTATGTGAAGAATCAACATCATCCCGAAGCATCTATTGTTGAAAGATACATCGCAGAAGAAGCTGTTGAGTTTTGTAATACTAACTATATGCCAGAAGAGGAAGCGATAGGAATTCCCAAGCCTCAATACGATGGAAGATGTGGAGGTATACAAGGTTTAAAACTTAAGAGTTTGGACTCAGTGGAAGTACTTCAAGCACATTTgtatattttgaataatattgATGAAGTTCAACCTTACATTTCTACTCACAAAAGGATTGTCAAGGAAAAAAATTCTCGAATGAATGAAAAATGGGTGTTAAAAGAGCATAACAAGACTTTCTTGAAGTGGTTtaaagaaactatttcaaatgACAATACGTGTtctgaaaatttaaaatgtctaGCACGAAAACCTCAGTCTGATGCCATAAGTTGGACCATCTACAACGTGAATAATTTTACATTCTATACAAGGACCAAGGATGACAAGAGTACGGTTCAAAATAGTGGGGTTATGGTTGTAGCCGAGTCTATGCACTTCTCAAGTTCAAAAGATAAAAATCCTATCATGGCATCAATACCTTACTACGGGATCATTGAAGAAATGTGGGATATTGATTTCGTTACACTTAAAGTTCCTATTTTCAAATGTAAATGGATTGACATAAACAACGGTGTCAAAATAGATGAATTTGGTTATACATTGGTGGACCTTGGTAAGATAGCTTATACGAACGAGCCTTTCATTATGGCATCTCAAGCAAAACAAGTGTTTTATGTTTCTGATCCTTCTAACAAAAAGTGGTCAGTGGTTCTCCAAGGTAAAATCAGTCACGAACCTAACAATGACAATCTGCATTCAACGCTATATACTTATGAGACTCCTTTCACACAACGACAATCTACTTCAATGGAGGAAACTTTAGTGGACGATGTGTATGCCACTCGTGATGATCATCGCGAAGGGATATGGGAAAATATTCAATCAAATCAATCTTAG
- the LOC25486391 gene encoding defensin-like protein 183 has translation MSKSFGFFAIVALVVAVQLIEVEGVCTNIVANCAHEHVYCPSQCEAFGRGVKPIGWSCDFYNLCTCTYEHPVTGQFGVNQCEIGMGLCTDDCRNDCCYARCEIKYPKSGVGDCVQDYGIDYCSCTYRRR, from the exons ATGTCAAAATCTTTCGGTTTCTTTGCCATAGTAGCTTTAGTTGTTGCAG TGCAATTAATTGAGGTTGAAGGTGTTTGCACAAACATTGTGGCTAATTGTGCTCATGAACATGTATATTGTCCATCACAATGTGAAGCCTTTGGAAGAGGTGTTAAACCTATAGGATGGAGTTGTGACTTCTACAACTTATGCACATGTACTTACGAACATCCAGTAACAGGACAATTTGGAGTTAATCAATGCGAAATTGGGATGGGACTATGCACCGATGATTGTAGGAATGATTGTTGTTATGCAAGGTGTGAAATCAAATATCCTAAGTCGGGTGTTGGGGATTGTGTGCAAGACTATGGTATCGACTATTGTTCTTGTACCTATAGACGGCGTTGA
- the LOC120578304 gene encoding uncharacterized protein, with product MGDPAGPSQSGSNTQSNRKRGRGRTRMKNLKMKTAHGEKLPIEFQSNGLPSGENAKRFKLQVASFARECTSILISDWNSVPDATKDEIWKSITAKWDMPNDKIVKKKTISYAGERWKAFKYSLTSRYLFDGENIDKSPMETYDFIDEDIWQEFIRTRAEPSFLEKRLNAQQTQAHNKYPHRLSQGGYELLEKKMMEEKLKERQEAAGDIEVPPPSPPQRHEKWKRARIKPSGEYTSEDTRVVAETIDSLVSDGFVQNGREDILVKALGQDEHPGRVRAVGRGVGIREYFGSKSHSTPSVISGAQLAALTKKITQDVLQTLRTQPNQNFPIYSPNTTQHVSSKDSCSTVPQTPDDEEDIDIPEECELYVDGSNYVVAHANVYNLGPTIHNQVLANDMVRVAVTKVIDAKAQVPVPTDEVTTIAQAVNTFIKWPKRLLRVITNKDVDIPMKVDVPQKKSEPICQKLIVKAMYMEQDLKFKAKHSGIDIELPRDDIMDLCLGKKELHLTILQVWLTYLHRRCVELGKSGMYGFLDPYYTLAQNDRVSVQTYIQNTMDHNKKDLYLAPYFNNRHWQLLIINPKKREVTFLCSLGKKPSDKNLPVIVDSALEGYYNLQGVRKHSKVVWFYPTSRRQSVSYESGYFVMLHMLNIISSGVVDSWMQIFADSTPFQKDEVKNVQERCANLILELIEANEDSL from the exons ATGGGTGATCCAGCAGGTCCTTCACAAAGTGGGTCGAATACTCAATCTAATCGAAAAAGGGGAAGAGGTCGCACCCGTatgaagaatttgaaaatgaaaactgCACATGGTGAGAAATTACCAATTGAATTCCAATCTAATGGATTACCTTCAGGGGAAAACGCGAAAAGGTTCAAGCTCCAGGTGGCTTCCTTTGCTCGAGAGTGTACAAGTATTCTGATAAGTGATTGGAATAGTGTTCCTGATGCCACAAAGGATGAGATTTGGAAATCAATCACA GCTAAATGGGATATGCCGAATGATAAGATtgtgaaaaagaaaactatatCGTACGCGGGTGAGCGATGGAAAGCATTCAAATATAGTTTAACAAGTAGGTATTTATTTGATGGTGAAAATATTGACAAGTCTCCTATGGAGACTTATGATTTTATTGATGAGGACATATGGCAGGAGTTTATTAGGACGCGAGCCGAACCTTCCTTTctg GAGAAAAGACTGAATGCACAACAGACTCAAGCTCATAATAAATATCCTCATAGATTGTCTCAAGGGGGATATGAATTACTTGAGAAAAAGATGatggaagaaaaattaaaagaaagacaaGAAGCAGCTGGAGACATAGAAGTTCCACCTCCATCTCCACCTCAACGTCATGAGAAGTGGAAAAGAGCCAGAATAAAACCATCAGGAGAGTATACATCAGAAGACACTCGTGTTGTTGCAGAGACAATT GATTCTCTAGTGTCAGACGGATTTGTGCAAAATGGACGTGAGGACATCTTGGTGAAAGCCCTTGGGCAAGATGAACACCCTGGTCGTGTTCGTGCTGTTGGTCGAGGTGTGGGAATTCGAGAATACTTTGGATCAAAATCTCATTCCACCCCGTCTGTTATCAGTGGTGCCCAACTAGCAGCATTGACTAAGAAGATTACACAGGACGTGCTGCAGACTCTTCGCACtcaaccaaatcaaaatttccCAATTTATTCTCCTAATACCACTCAACATGTTAGCTCAAAAGACAGTTGCTCTACTGTTCCACAGACACCAGATGATGAAGAGGATATCGATATCCCAGAAGAGTGTGAATTGTATGTTGATGGAAGCAATTATGTGGTCGCACATGCTAATGTGTACAACCTAGGGCCCACTATACACAATCAGGTGCTAGCTAATGATATGGTTAGAGTGGCTGTTACTAAGGTGATAGATGCAAAAGCTCAAGTACCTGTGCCCACTGATGAGGTGACAACAATTGCTCAGGCCGTCAACACTTTCATTAAATGGCCAAAAAGACTTTTGCGAGTTATCACTAATAAG GATGTTGATATACCTATGAAAGTTGATGTTCCACAAAAAAAGTCAGAACCTATTTGTCAAAAATTGATAGTGAAGGCAATGTACATGGAACAAGATTTGAAGTTTAAGGCTAAACATAGTGGGATTGATATTGAGCTACCAAGGGATGATATCATGGACTTGTGTTTGGGTAAAAAAGAATTACACTTGACTATTTTGCAAGTGTGGCTCAC GTATCTACACCGTCGTTGTGTTGAATTGGGCAAAAGTGGAATGTACGGATTTCTTGATCCGTATTACACTCTTGCTCAAAATGACCGAGTTAGTGTTCAAACCTACATTCAAAACACAATGGACCATAATAAAAAGGATTTGTACCTAGCTCCTTACTTTAACAA TCGTCACTGGCAGTTGCTCATAATTAATCCTAAGAAGCGTGAGGTAACCTTTCTCTGTTCATTAGGAAAGAAGCCGTCGGATAAAAATTTACCAGTCATTGTTGATTC AGCTTTGGAAGGTTATTATAATCTACAAGGGGTGAGAAAGCATAGTAAAGTAGTATGGTTTTATCCCACC AGTCGAAGGCAATCAGTTTCTTACGAGAGCGGATACTTTGTCATGCTACATATGTTGAACATCATATCCAGTGGTGTTGTGGATTCATGGATGCAA atattTGCGGATTCAACTCCCTTTCAAAAGGATGAAGTTAAAAATGTTCAAGAACGCTGTGCAAATTTGATTCTGGAACTTATCGAAGCAAATGAGGATTCATTGTAG